In one Nicotiana sylvestris chromosome 8, ASM39365v2, whole genome shotgun sequence genomic region, the following are encoded:
- the LOC138875419 gene encoding uncharacterized protein — MVEDSKLWDIICDGPYVPMKKLGETGPMVPKDRKEYSDIDRKDVEKNYHAKKIMVKQSKIDMLTTEYELFRMKDNESIQDMHTRFTSIINKLHSLGDVIPRNMLALAAWGDFSSESEREPDAENSSIMAVETEATKYGSLIMLMAQSDDDEEDENDEINFRDVQRNLKSYSSKRLRSLTNVLIDAYYRLINDKEILTIELGDAEKSRDDLVVCVVDLNETIANLEKQKEVLNEKINSVENKRDDLMVVVVDLKGTIEGFSNEKHTLEEKIAATEQERDDFLEVASETHIKIEKELNDVKTSLYGELEKNRQLQDELEKVKIDLEKSLKWTWSSDAVTTMYFNNSGNRHGIGFQKEKIPYNPHSKYIIVPDN, encoded by the exons atggTTGAAGACTCAAAACTATGGGACATCATATGTGATGGTCCATATGTTCCTATGAAGAAGCTTGGAGAAACTGGACCAATGGTGCCGAAAGATAGAAAGGAGTACAGTgatattgatagaaaagatgtagaaaagaactatcatgccaagaaaatcatg gttaaacagtctaagattgacatgctcaccactgagtatgagctcttcaggatgaaggataATGAGTCTATACAGGATATGCACACTAGATTCACATCCATCATAAATAagcttcattcacttggagatgtTATTCCCAGAAATATGCTT gctcttgctgcttggggagacttCTCCAGTGAATCAGAAAGGGAACCGGATGCAGAAAATAGCTCCATAatggcagtggaaactgaagcaacaaaATATGGCTCACTAATTATGCTGATGGCTCAGTCTGACGATGATGAAGAGGATGAAAATGATGAGATAAATtttagggatgttcagagaaatctgaaatcctactcttctaagaGGTTAAGGTCATTAACAAATGttttaattgatgcatattataGACTTATTAATGATAAGGAGATCTTGACCATAgagctaggagatgctgaaaaatctagagatgatctggtggtTTGTGTAGTGGATCTgaatgagaccatagctaatcttgaaaaacaaaaggaagttttgaatgaaaaaataaatagtgTAGAAAATAAGAGAGATGACCTGATGGTAGTGGTTGTTGATTTGAAGGGAACCATAGAAGGCTTTAGCAATGAAAAACACACTCTAGAAGAGAAAATTGCAGCTACTGAGCAAGAGAGGGATGACTTTTTA GAAGTAGCTAGTGAGACACACATCAAGATTGAGAAGGAATTAAATGATGTGAAAACTAGTCTATAtggtgaacttgagaaaaataggCAACTTCAAGATGAATTGGAGAAAGtaaaaattgatcttgagaaatctctgaagtggacctggtcctcagatgctgtcactaccatgtacttcaacaatagtggaaacaggcatggaatcgggttccaaaaggagaaaattccttacaaccctcacagcaagtaCATCATTGTTCCTGATAACTAG